The following coding sequences lie in one Primulina huaijiensis isolate GDHJ02 chromosome 2, ASM1229523v2, whole genome shotgun sequence genomic window:
- the LOC140968697 gene encoding uncharacterized protein isoform X2, whose amino-acid sequence MDIEEWELLPDEGFLGIHDDGGKTIHPKSVFHMNYFICRSNVVDSVSQHHPNDHLPPLSLHLLEPRLPKKPQDQESSIPPVEMIKKITPPATSSDPVSQVFFKKMKETEFVDIKVDSPRSGSASRGFIPQIEGAAVFQFEEKGGQNAVPCGVSEMEINEDTSMDSKKGEGGGSNIWKWSLTGIGAICSLGVTLCCIIVFRSSHGMSNKHPQQNQKLQTQTHANDKIF is encoded by the exons ATGGATATTGAAGAGTGGGAGCTTCTCCCCGACGAGGGATTTCTTGGAATTCATGATGATGGAGGGAAGACGATTCATCCCAAGAGTGTTTTCCACATGAACTACTTCATATGTCGTTCGAATGTTGTTGATTCTGTTTCCCAGCATCATCCTAATGATCATCTCCCACCTCTCTCTCTTCATCTTTTGGAACCAAGACTTCCGAAGAAGCCACAGGATCAAGAATCTTCTATACCACCGGTGGAGATGATCAAGAAGATCACGCCTCCAGCAACATCATCAGACCCTGTTTCAcaagttttcttcaagaaaatgaaGGAGACCGAATTTGTCGACATCAAAGTGGACTCACCAAGGTCCGGTTCTGCTAGTAGGGGATTCATTCCTCAGATCGAAGGTGCTGCGGTTTTTCAGTTCGAAGAGAAGGGGGGCCAGAACGCCGTTCCTTGTGGTGTTTCAGAAATGGAGATCAACGAAGACACCAGCATGGACTCGAAGAAAGGCGAAGGAGGAGGATCGAACATATGGAAATGGAGCTTAACTGGGATCGGTGCTATTTGCTCACTCGGGGTCACTCTTTGCTGCATCATCGTTTTCCGCAGCAGCCACGGCATGAGTAACAAACATCCTCAGCAGAATCAAAAGCTTCAAACACAAACTCACGCCAATGACAAG ATCTTTTAG
- the LOC140968697 gene encoding uncharacterized protein isoform X1 has translation MDIEEWELLPDEGFLGIHDDGGKTIHPKSVFHMNYFICRSNVVDSVSQHHPNDHLPPLSLHLLEPRLPKKPQDQESSIPPVEMIKKITPPATSSDPVSQVFFKKMKETEFVDIKVDSPRSGSASRGFIPQIEGAAVFQFEEKGGQNAVPCGVSEMEINEDTSMDSKKGEGGGSNIWKWSLTGIGAICSLGVTLCCIIVFRSSHGMSNKHPQQNQKLQTQTHANDKRIKQGVNHSSRLSDAVRAVRGVQIAKARITFGGHYDAAI, from the exons ATGGATATTGAAGAGTGGGAGCTTCTCCCCGACGAGGGATTTCTTGGAATTCATGATGATGGAGGGAAGACGATTCATCCCAAGAGTGTTTTCCACATGAACTACTTCATATGTCGTTCGAATGTTGTTGATTCTGTTTCCCAGCATCATCCTAATGATCATCTCCCACCTCTCTCTCTTCATCTTTTGGAACCAAGACTTCCGAAGAAGCCACAGGATCAAGAATCTTCTATACCACCGGTGGAGATGATCAAGAAGATCACGCCTCCAGCAACATCATCAGACCCTGTTTCAcaagttttcttcaagaaaatgaaGGAGACCGAATTTGTCGACATCAAAGTGGACTCACCAAGGTCCGGTTCTGCTAGTAGGGGATTCATTCCTCAGATCGAAGGTGCTGCGGTTTTTCAGTTCGAAGAGAAGGGGGGCCAGAACGCCGTTCCTTGTGGTGTTTCAGAAATGGAGATCAACGAAGACACCAGCATGGACTCGAAGAAAGGCGAAGGAGGAGGATCGAACATATGGAAATGGAGCTTAACTGGGATCGGTGCTATTTGCTCACTCGGGGTCACTCTTTGCTGCATCATCGTTTTCCGCAGCAGCCACGGCATGAGTAACAAACATCCTCAGCAGAATCAAAAGCTTCAAACACAAACTCACGCCAATGACAAG AGGATCAAGCAAGGCGTAAACCACTCAAGTAGGCTAAGCGATGCAGTTCGTGCTGTGAGAGGAGTTCAAATAGCTAAAGCACGTATCACTTTCGGGGGTCACTACGATGCAGCTATCTGA